In one Aricia agestis chromosome 21, ilAriAges1.1, whole genome shotgun sequence genomic region, the following are encoded:
- the LOC121737752 gene encoding cell growth-regulating nucleolar protein — MVVFTCGHCGESVNKPKVEKHYLTKCRNRSPNLSCMDCFKDFLGNEYESHTKCITEEERYSGKGFQAKEKKGEKKQSAWVEMLQDVLDEQKDASKNVLRIIETISKHNNTPRKKPKFINFVKNVCGHKTNPKDIDQAWDLISVKLAALSNNNNKQNGTEAKQNGDATNGNSDEKEEITNGDTKLDKTAKEVQSTNEDEKVNGDAEETKPEKLTKKQRKEEKKRKKYEAELQSAAEVQEENVEETKVEEVGKKGKKNRNKSESNSNEEVVETEGGKGKNKKRKRQDTVQSNVEVNDKIANIENEPVKPKETKKKPKTDEEIEAEALCLHDQNVANGEAAEKNGKFNWHSVIISVLQKKGNELPFKRLQKKVLSEYSEYTGDEVDDRIADKFIKKLKSAPNVRVDKNRVLLLED, encoded by the exons ATGGTAGTCTTTACTTGTGGCCACTGCGGGGAGTCTGTCAACAAACCAAAAGTTGAGAAGCATTATTTGACCAAATGTAGGAATCGCAGCCCTAACCTATCCTGTATGGACTGTTTCAAGGACTTCTT gGGCAATGAATATGAATCTCATACTAAGTGCATAACTGAAGAAGAGCGTTACTCCGGAAAAGGTTTTCAAGCTAAAGAGAAGAAGGGTGAGAAGAAACAAAGTGCATGGGTTGAGATGCTGCAAGATGTCCTTGATGAGCAGAAGGATGCCTCCAAAAACGTACTTAGAATCATAGAAACAATAAGCAAACACAATAACACACCTAGGAAGAAGCCAAAATTCATTAactttgtaaaaaatgtttgcGGACATAAAACTAATCCTAAAGATATCGACCAAGCCTGGGATTTAATATCTGTGAAACTAGCTGCTCtgtccaataataataataaacaaaatggtACTGAAGCCAAACAAAATGGTGATGCTACAAATGGAAATTCTGATGAGAAGGAAGAAATAACAAATGGAGATACAAAATTAGATAAAACTGCCAAAGAAGTACAAAGCACAAATGAGGATGAGAAAGTTAATGGTGATGCGGAAGAGACTAAACCTGAGAAGCTCACAAAGAAGCAACGAAAGGAGGAAAAGAAACGAAAGAAGTATGAAGCTGAATTACAGAGTGCAGCTGAAGTCCAAGAAGAGAATGTGGAGGAAACTAAGGTGGAGGAAGTAGGGAAGAAAGGTAAGAAGAACAGAAACAAATCAGAATCTAACTCCAATGAAGAAGTAGTTGAAACCGAAGGTGGGAAAGGTAAAAATAAGAAGCGCAAACGTCAGGATACAGTGCAATCGAATGTTGAAGTGAATGATAAGATTGCCAATATTGAGAATGAACCTGTCAAGCCTAAGGAGACAAAGAAGAAACCAAAAACAGACGAGGAAATTGAGGCCGAAGCTCTCTGTCTTCATGACCAGAATGTGGCTAATGGAGAAGCCGCAGAGAAGAATGGCAAATTTAATTGGCACTCTGTAATCATATCAGTTTTGCAGAAGAAAGGGAATGAACTGCCCTTCAAGAGGTTGCAAAAGAAAGTTCTTTCGGAGTATTCGGAATATACTGGTGATGAAGTAGATGATAGAATCGCtgataaattcattaaaaagcTAAAGAGTGCCCCCAATGTCAGAGTGGACAAGAATAGGGTACTCCTTCTAGAAGACTAA